The following DNA comes from Mugil cephalus isolate CIBA_MC_2020 chromosome 6, CIBA_Mcephalus_1.1, whole genome shotgun sequence.
GATGCGGCAGTGAGTCGTACTCTGGGAACCCACAGTTGGGtggaaattgaaaaaataatagttgtcCCCTCAGGGGATTTAATGGATCTTGCCCGAGCAGGAACACGCAATGAGAGATATTAGAGAGAGATGGCCCATAAATTTCATACTGAGAATGAATCAGTGCTGATGAGCTTAGATTTACTATAAAACTATATTCTCTAGAATGAAATGTGATTGGTGGATATCAAATAACTGTCACTTAAAAgttgtttcctttctgttttttcctaTTTAGTCTTCTGTTTACTCTCCCCTTGATGTCCTCTCACACCATTTCCTCCTTGTTTTGGCAGTGAAGGGAGCATTCAGCTGGACTGTTTGGGCGGGATCCAGGACAAGATCACAGTATGTGCCACAGACGACTCGTACCAGAAGGCCAGGGAAAGTATGGCCCAAGTTGAGGAGGAGACTCGGAGTAGGAGTGCCATAGTCATCAAGCCTGGGGGAAGATACGTAGGTGAGGAGACGTGATATGACACAGAATTAGGTCATTTTCTAACTGTCCGGTGGGAATGGATATTTCCACTTGTGTACCACTGAAGTGTTAACACACAGGACCTCCCTAAAGGAATTTCTCTACCCTACAAGCTGTACAAGATGTGTATGTGTAGCCTTGTTCTACTGGTGAACAGGTTGACACTGGAGCACAGAGGCTGAGGCCACATGGCAAAGGGCCATCGCACTGCCAGCACGCCTCATCTATAACCAGGACTTTACTGAATTTGACATTTGGTTCTTCAATCTGTCACATACACACTAATCCTCTTTGTTCTGAACCACTGTGAATGTAATTCAAACACAAAGAGGTAGAAATGTCTCCAGGCATAACTCATCAACTTCCTGATGACCTGCACTGTAATGCACAGCATGTTACAGTTGCAGCAGAAAGCCACGGGAGTCTTGCCTCATTGCCTGTGAAGAAAGAAATCTATTGAAAGCCACATGTCCACATGTGCTGTGGAACCAAACGGTGTGTCAGTCCCACTGGatgacctgaaaaaaaaaaagaaaggttgtCAGTGGGAGACGTAATTACTGGTGTCTGCACTGAAAGGTAAAATGGAGTGTGTGGCAGCACGAAGGATCCGTTCACAATCCATTATTTTTGACTCATCAGCAGCTTCTCCCGACATTAACATTGAGATAAAAGATGTTGACTCAAATCACTATATTTGTTGTGGGGTTACTTGTTTTCTTCTTACAGAAATAAGTATGCGCAAAAGGTTACGTGGTGAGTCATATTCTTGCAGTGCCTTTATTTCTGTGGTAGATCATAGTATGCTTGACTGGACTCATTTTCATAAATGCACTGTAAACAGAACAAACTAATTTTTATTGAAGGATTTACACACTTGTTTCAGACAACCCCACCATTCTTCTTTCCTCACCAgccagaaagaggaaaaaattatCTATCATTTATACAGCAATTTCAAACTTAAGGTCATTGTCATCAGTGGAATGTGGATTTTCTTGACACGtgacactgtttattttgaaatcaaCCTGACATTTCCCCTTATTTCTGTAACTTCCTCCCAGGTAAGAAGGTTCAGATCCGGAAACCGGCACCTGCCCTCTCAGATATCGCCCCCCTACGGAGGACGTCTCGGCCTGTCATCATCTCTAGCAGTACACTAAAGAAAAGTACGACTCAGCATAGGCCGCTCCGAGAGCGCCTCATACACCTGCTGGCCCTCAAGCCTTACAGAAAGGCTGAGCTGATCCTCAGGTTGCAGAAGGACGGCCTCTCGCCATTAGACAAAGACTCCCTGGACAGCCACCTGCAACAGGTCACACCCTGAGTATTTTCACTCACTTACATCTCCCACTGGAGTTAACCCCACACATGATCCAGATGAGTCCAGCAGACTCATCCGTGGCTCTTATTGTTTCCCTAGGTTGCAAACCTGAATGGGAGAGAAAACACCTTCACATTGAAGGACTTTTTGTATAAGGAAATTCAGAAGGACTGGCCTGGCTACACAGAGGGAGACCAGCAGCTTCTGAAAAGAATTCTGTTCAGGTATGTCAGAGATGAGAAATAGAACGACGTGTAATCGAAGTCTTCGGTGTTTTGTCACAGGGATGCTTATGTCACCCAGCTGTCCTCTAAGAGGTCATGTCTTTTTCTGTTCAACACATGTTATGAGTCAGTGCCAGATTATCTGAGTTGACAGTTAGACATTTTAGAACAAACCTACTACAATTGTGATATGAGAGATAAGTACATTTCTAAGAATAATAGCAGTGTGTTTAGCTTTTATTTCCATACACATGAATATATTGGGAACACTGCACAATGTtttccagattaaaaaaaaatacagcaagtgTAGAAAGGGAAATATTGTGCTGTTCAGAAATAATAGCAGCATCTCCATTTACTATATAAACTggaaaatggatgaaaatgtAGTTTTCCTGGGTATCACTGAACTGCTACTTAGTTGTATGACCAGCGTTTCTGGGAAACGCTTCACATCTGTGTTGCATACAGTCAGCCAACTTCTGACACCTGTGAACAGATATTCCAGCCCAGGACGATTGGACAACGTTCCACaatttctctgcattttttaggttttttcctcaggaaaaaaaaaacaattttgatGGCACCCACAAGTTTTTTTATTGGCTTAAGGTCTGGGCATTGGGCTGGCCACTCCGTAATGTTAATCTTTTTGGTCTGGAACCAGGatgctgctggtgtgttttgggttgttttctttctttaacacCCATTTCTTGTTTGGCATAAGGCCACATGACCTCCTcaagtgtttttatatatttgatatttggtATGTAATAAATGGGCACCTTAGTACAAGAAACACCTTCACATCATGATGCGTGCACCACGGTGCCTCACTGTCCTCACAGGGTGCTGTGGCTTAAATACCGTGTTTGGGGGTCGACTTTCCTCTTTAGTCCAGTGAATATGTTCTTTGGTAAATTGTAGCATCTATATTTTAGGAGTCTTATAAATGTTACAGCGCTCACAGGTAACTTTGGGTCATCTTTGATTTCTCTGGAGCTGATCATTAGTTCAGTCTTCTTTGAATGGttagttttccattttcttccatATCTTTCAGGTTTTGGTTGTAAATTTAAAGGATTTGAGaatttgtttttccctctcctATTAACCTTTTAATCAGAGTACGGAGTTCTTCTGAACGATGCTAGAACAACCCATTTTACTCTGGTTTTCAGAGAGAAAGGCAGTATAACTAGCATGTGCTGCCTTCGTCCTTCAGTAATGGCCACCTTTTTGGCggtaaatgtttttatcacagaatgaatgtcctcactaaTTGAACTCcccactgcttttattttgaacacaGTCCTTTCAATTAATGATTAAATTACACTGAATTAGCAGCATGCATGACGTTGATTGTTGGGTCTGTTGGTTTCCTATTACTCTACTACACATACTAGTAAACGACTGGCCAGGTAGAAATAACATTTCTACCAAAAACAGTGATTGATGACTGCTGTATTTAAGGCTGTGCTGGTATGAAATCTCTGGTGTCTGGCGTCCTGTAAACATTGATGTGCAAGACTGAAGTTAGATGTCATTACATATCTCCAGGAAAATGTCTGTGGATTCCACTAAATTTCAtccatgtgtttatttgttgacacCCTGGGCTGCTGGCCTACTTCCTGGTGGAAAAATCAGGTTTCTCAGGATCTGTGACGCTGAGGAATTGCAAGCTCCCAACTACCTGCTATATATAGAACAGGCAGCactgttcagtgttcagtttGTATTTACGTAATAAACTCAAGAATGGTGCCTATTGTCCATGATAAGCGTACTGGTGGCACAGCTATTGAAGGCAGCCTGAATGTTAACACTCGGAGTGACCAGAAGAATAGAAATGCAATGAAGTCCGATAGTCCTGCGACGTGCACGGTGTTGCAAGACGCCTGAAATGTTATTGTTGAGATGACGACGTTTAGTTTTAGTGAATACAGCCCATAATAGTTTAATTAGTGCGATAACAAAAGCATTTGTCGTGGcacaaatgaaatgtttgtcaAAGATACTTGTTCACTCCGTGTTTTATATGTGCGTATGTGATTGATTTGCTTTGTAAAATGATTCACATCCACGCATGCATCCTTTTTGTGTCACTGTACTTTGAGCTCCGTTTGGGAGTTTATCAGCTGGTTGAACAACCACAGCCTCCCACTTAATATCACCTCCCCCTTCCTGGCTCCTCCAGAGTTTGAAGCGAATGCAGCCAGTCACGCAGGAGTAGCACAGCAACATGATGCAACAGTGTTCCAGCACATGCTGATCTGTGTGTGAGGTGGCGCTGGTCCAAGGTTCAGCCGTATTGGTCAGCGTGCTGCCTCACTCGTAGCTCCTGCCTGTCTGCCGGACTGccctcaccacacacacacacacacacacacacagaagcactcCAATCCTGATTTAGCGAGGGCGAGGCGTTGACCAGGCTCGGTGTACCCAAGTGCCCCCTACTGATAAAGTCATTAGCTGTGACAGCAGCGTCTCCTCATGTGCAAAATCCAGCTTTACATTGGAGTCGCATGTCATGTTTGTTCTTCCCTCTGTGTTTGAACGGATACAACTGTCTGTTCAAACAAGCCGACTGAAATCAAGCTGCAGTAGTTAGTTCtcaaacagctgtgtgtgtcttaGTTTAAGTAAAAGCTGGATCAATAGTTGTTCACTTTAACTTCATCTTTGCTGAGTTAAGCACACTTAAGCTTTTACAGCTGTATTTTggtatttctcttttgttttagctGTCGCTTGTTGTGTTCATCTGTTCACAACTGGCACTGTGACGGTTCTTAGCTGTTGTGAATCCCAAGTGAACATCTCTAAAGGCAGGTGTGAATACCGCACTTACTCAGGCAACttgtggaggaggacacagacAAAATGCTGTGAAAACAAATAGAGTACATTCCTTATTGCTTAGAGGGACCTTGTTGTCATAATCATATTGGTGAACCGGCCAAACGGCATCCATTCCCAAAGTGAACTACAGTGCCATATTCCTTCTCTGTCGCCTCCTCTCTGTCACTTTACAGTGTCATACCACTTCCTCACTTGTCTTCAAAAAGCTGCCAAGATTGTTCAGccatgaaataaacacagagctGTGTCACTGGGGTTGTAAAATGCCAGAATAACGTAGTATGTTTTAGAAACGCTGAAAGGAAACTGGTGGAAGCTTTGTATAGACTGAGGCCACGCTTACATGAATACGATTTTTGAGTGAAACCGCATAGGTTTTGCATGTTTAGGCCAGCCGTCATTCCTCGGTCACTTTCAGTCACcttttttgaatgaaaagataaatatgGAGCCTTTGcggtttctttctgtctttcgtGTGGGTGCCTGATATGAACACGATGATGTCAACACCTGACCTCGATGTAAACTGGATGTTtagacccacccacccaactttccgctacctgttagctcaggctacatcctgtcactcaaagcgtgAACACCTTTAATTAAGCAGaatttaaacctcaataaaaaataaacaaatgagttggaaaaaaaatcacctccaGTGCAGTTATCATGAATGGTGAAATaatcaaaatcattttttgtaccaggctgtaaacatgtttaataatgctgtaaagttgggctttttaacatgggggtctatggggatttgctccctttgcctcaagtggccactcgaagaactgcagttttttgcactttacatgggcttcatcgctcagatcCAGAGGTTGTTGCTTGGTTTTTATACGGCATGCTGGGATGACGCACATGCCCcgccttcttcatcttcttttgaCGTTgtgtagcagaaacagcaccacacatAGGTACTACAGcatttctacaactagatgcagtTTGGCAATGGATCAATCTGGAGTAATGGAGTAATTCTCGAAACAATggcaaggaaaagaaaagatcGTTTTGGTACATGTGAATTTGGCCTTAATTGCTGAAGCTTTGCCTCCACTGTTTATTACAAAATGCTGCACTGTCTAGTACCACCTCCTTTGCTCAGTTGTCATAGCTACCCACTCACGCTTCACAAAATGACTCAAACTTGTCTGTGAAGTCCTTATACATACAATTTTCTTGTCACTAAATAAGTGGTAGTCATACAGTTTGTTGCACAGCGTCTTTTCTTCAACGAGAGAGTTTCCTAGTTTTTCAAGCACAATAAAAGTAGTAGTGTGATTCCATGCTGCCTGTAGATGGCTATGTAACAACATGTCTGGTCAGATGCTTAAGCTGGAGTGCATCACATCCACTTAAAGCGTTCACTGCTGCATCAGTGCCCGACCAAATGCTGTGTCACTTCAGCAGAGGAGTTGAATAGATAAATTGGTTTCCTGCAGTGTTTGGTAAGCTGCTATGACCAAGCAAGTTCCCCTGTGGGTCATTACAGTCCGTCTAAGTCTGATCTTTACAGTGTCCAGTGATtatatgacatttatttttccattgtgtttgtgtgcttgcaTTTACTGTCTTTTAGGAAACAGGCCCAGAACAGCTCTACTCCTCCACCAGAGAGCCCACCCAAAGAAGTGGCCAGTAGCTCTCCATCTCAGGTGAGCCATCTTCACTTCTTGTCTCTCGCCTCCAATCACTTCCATCCAGCTGCTGTTATTCTGCTTCCCATGTATTAGTTATGCACTTAACGGCACAGCAGCTAATCTTTCCATTTCGTTTATAATTCATTTGATGAGGATTTTCTGACTAGGCAATTAATTCTTTAGTTtagcaataaataataaacagagcTTCCCCTATTTAACGTTTATTAAAGCATGATCCTATTTACATCTTTTGATATTTGTGAATGAGAAATATAAAGGTCTAGCTTTTACTATTTACCCAATACatactaaatactaaatctCAAAAGAGTTGTTTTCAGGTTTGGTCTTACTTGGAAACTGGCAGATCTTCTCTATTTAAAGAGTTCCcacacttgtgtgtttttgggtCATTTCTGGCAGCCACTGTAAAAATCTtagcattttattcatttctagACCGCAGCTAAACTATTTCCCCCACTCTGAAGTACTCTGCATAATCTTAAACCTGATCTTGTTTGGGCTTCGTCTACTTTCCAGCTGATCCCGTAGAAAGGGGAGGCACGATCAAATGTTTATCAGGCTAATgggtttttcatttcctttttcgCCAGATTACCGACCTGCTAACTGGGTTGGTGTGGTCTGGTGGTTTCTAGGACTTTCCAGGCAggagtttttttaaattaaaaaaaaaaaaaaattctcagttTTCTCAAATTTCACAAGCACCTTTGCAGTGCACATTTTTAACTGGTTTCGTTGTGGCCAGTAttactttctttaaaaaaaaaaagtcctccaTGATTCTCCTCATTTTGTGAAAATGATCTCCCTACTCAATTTATCCTGCCACTCCTGCTGTGAGGTCAATCCAGTCTTCTGAATTTGCCATTATTTACTCTTCCATtaggtggaaggaggaggaggagcggctCCGTTATATTAATAGCTCCTTCCACTCAGGTTGTTCTCACCTCGGATGTATGCCCCATACTTTCCGCTCCCTCCTTCAGCAAACACACATGAGACAGCCTCTGTTTTTAGCTTCATTGGAACAAACGGAAGCTAAAATGTGTGCAAACCTCTGGCATGACTCCGGCAGTGCTACAAAAAGTATCCTCTTTCATCACTTGGCTGGATTGTAGCtttaaaggaggaaaataaaaccgAGATCAATGTGTTCACGAAATGGTTTGAAAATCCTTGCAAGTCCAAACTGTTCTCCTCTGTTTCACTCCAgaaagtctttcttttttttgcaagccAAAGCAGAGTGTTTCGGGTTTGCCACTCCCAATGTGGCGTGGGCTGTTTGAAACAGGGCCTGGCTGTAATGTAATCTCTGGTATTGTGAAATGCAGCACAGGTAGTCCCTGCGCAACCAAGAAGGCAGATCCTTTAAtactgtgtctttgtgttgcttTGTCCATCTATCTCCTTGTGCTTATTACACCTCTTACACCCTTGTACACTTCCGTGCCGCGCCACAGTTTTGTTAACTACAATGTTTCGCCTCTTTCACTCTTGACTTGAAATGAATTCATATTAGACTCTGTTTGAGAGCCTGTTATTGAACcggctgtttttttctgccagaaACGGCCCGCCGCTGACTTCATCGACCCTCTTATCAACAAAAAGCCACGGATATCGCACCTCGCCAACAAGGCTGCAACAGCCCCAATTAATGGCAAGCTCAGCTCTTCCAACGGGAGAGGAGAGGCGGGCGGAGCACAGCCTGGGGGGGCAGTGTCTTCGTCCGAGGGCGGCATGACATCGGGCGCCCAGCCCCTTCCCGTGCTCGACATCCCTCGTCCCTTCGAAGTGTTGTCGGACGTCAGCAACGACTCCAGCCACAATGGCCGCGACTGTGACTCTCAGGAAACGGCGGTGTCCGAGAGGCTCGGCCAGCCACCTTCTTCGCTCTTCTCGGTGTCGACGGTGACCACGACGCCGAGCATCAGCACGTCGTCCCCCGGACACACGGTCCTGTTGGGCCCGCGGGACAAGAGCCCGTCGTCTTTAAACAGCAAGTCCAGGAAGAAGTCGAAAAAGCATAAAGACAAGGAGAAGAGCAAAGACAGGGAGAGGGTGAAAGGAagggagcaggagaaggagaggaagagtcGCGAGGAAAGCGTGCCTGAGCCCAACCGAGCCTGTGAGATGAGCCCAGGGAACCTGAAAAGCAACAGTATTCCACAAAAAAGCACAGGTGAGACAATTAGGATAAAGgatttctgaataaatgttgATATGTGGACGGACACCGGTTAGTCATCGCTGTGAGTAGGAGATGAATCATGGGACCGGTATGCTTCACACTGATTAAACTGAGACCTCTGCTGTTCAGCTTTATGTCTTCAGCAAAAGACTGAAGGGCTCTGAATTCAACAGTTGGGGCGGTTCTTAGTTTAGAGCATTGCACATTTAAGAGTGATTAGATTGTGCTGAATGATTAATTTTCTGCTGATGCTTTTCTGTTTGCACCAAAGCAGGTTCTATAGATAACCCGTGGTAGATTAACTCTGCTTCCTCACTGTGTGACCTTGTTTCAGATCTGAATGGAATGTGCAACAGTACCAGTATTCCTTCATCCTCACCTGAGGTGGCAGACTATTTATTGTGAGTATTTAACAAGTTCGGGCGTAGACACAAAAATTTATTTCTTGGAAGCATTTTCTCGTGTTTCGAGGTGCAGACACGAGAAAAAGACAGCGAGAATAAAGGTGACAGAGACAGGTGCATGCCAACGTGTTATTACTGGTTGTCACTCAGCCCAAAACACGCCCCACAGACGAAGGTGCAGCTGGCACACCACGTCGTCATTGCTGCAGTCACCACCAGAGATTATACTCCTCACAGTCGCAACCTGAGCACACAGACACGGTACACATATTGTAGGTTTCAGTGTAAATTGCACTTTCCGTGAACATTATTATGATCATAGGGATGAAGTGATAATCCTTGGCGCACACCCCAGGCTTGTCTGAGGTTGTCTGTCTCTCGCCGTTAGActtttaaaagtatttgaagAATGAAACTAATTGATTCGTCTGGAGTCGCTCTCATTAAATCTAATGACTTTATCAGCCTCTTTTATATTAAATGCCTGAAGAAAGGTTTATCCAgactttatgtctttaaatCTCTGCTTAGTTACATTTTCTTGTCTTCTCCTCCCAGGAAGTACACAGTGATTGCCTCTCCGGAGCAGCGTCAGAGGTATAAAAACGATTTCAACAACGAGTACAGTGAGTACCGAGGTCTCCATGCTCGAATAGAGGGCATCACCCGGCAGTTCACTGTGCTCGACAATGAGCTTAAACAGCTCCAACAAGGCACAGACAAGTACAAGGTAGATCCCCAAATGACACTTAAAACTCTTTTTAACacttaaaaaattcaaaataaactcCAGTTACTCTTTTTACTCATTACCCtctacattttcttctctttacaGACAATCCACAATCAGATACTTCAAGAGtatcataaaattaaaaaggtaTGTTTCGCCACCTTGAGTGATTCTAATAAGAAAGTATCTTGTACGTGATCAGATTATAACACAGCTCTTCCCTGTCCCTTGCAGACTAATCCAAACTATAGCCAAGAGAAGAACCGCTGTGAATATCTACACAACAAACTGGCACATATAAAGAAACTCATTGCGGAGTATGATCAACAGCAACTTTAGAAATAGTCACTAGACACTGTTTCCCTCTTATCTCTGGAAACCACGCAGATAAAGGAAAACTCTGGAGTCAGcttgctctaaaaaaaaaaaaaaaaaaaaaaaaaaaaatgccatgaaGGGAGTGTTCCCCTCATTGGAGCCAAAGGCTCTAATGAGGGTGAAACAGGACACATgatctctctttccttttttgttttctttttttttttttttttttttgaagatgggACTGAGTCTGGTTTGACTCTGTCGCTGTAGTTAATGGTGCATCCAGAAAATGtggtttggtttggctttgtttttctcaaacGACCACTCTGCTAGAGGGGTCCCAAACAGTCAAACACGGACACTTTCCCACTTtcttgggggtgggggtgggtggatTTTCAGATAATCTTTCCTGCTTTAGAAACTGGAGGGAAGGGGTCACACTTAGTTGAAACGTGCAGTTTGTAAGCCAAATGCAACTAATTTGTTTTGAGTTcagaaaaaataagtgaatgatACATCGGTTTTCCCTGCATACTGAATCAAACGGTTGTGATGTTGaacttatttctttgttttttgtttttttttctctcttttatttatttttgacacttAAACTGGGGGGGTGAGTCTACTTTACACTCCTCAATATCAGTACTTAAAAGCTGTGTCTCCTACTTTCTGTCCTCACACCTTGAATGTCTACCAGTATTTTATTCAGAAGCTGCCTTGCCCATTTAATTGTCAATCTGTTGGCgatcattttcttctctcttttaaaGAGATGTAGATATTACTGTTgattaaatcaaaacaaatgcacacggTCAGACGCAGGTTTGCGAGcttggcttttcttttctgaagtaACGTGCAGATGTCTTAACAGAGGAGACATGAGTCAGTTTCCAATCACTGTAAAGCTGTGGATTGTCTTTGGATGTCGTGACGAGCTCGGTTACAGCAGTGGTCCTTAGTTACAGTTCACCGTATTGTATCAGTAAGGACCTATATTTAGCTCTTAATTGGGTGTCTTTCCAGTTGTAGCAACAGAACAATTCAGTTATCTGAGGAGTTCGCAGTCGGTGTTAATCACACTATGGAAGATCCTCCAATTGTAAGATGAAGCAGACGGGATTCAGACCTgtagactttttcttttcatctttgaAATGTCCGATCTGATATCTTCTAGCGTGCACCATTATCACCTTTATTACGTTAAAATCCTGTTTACAGTGTCTATGAAAGGTTTGTCTGCTGATCGACCCGCATTTAGTCACAGACGACTGTTAAAATGAAGCCATCTCTGTTCATCTTCCCGAGTGGAGCCTGGTGGACCTCCTGCTCAGAGAAGGACcagtttttgccttttttttaaaaaaaaaaaaaaaaaaaagtgatgt
Coding sequences within:
- the ell gene encoding RNA polymerase II elongation factor ELL — its product is MAALKEEQCYGLSCGRVSNGSNVSVFHVKLTDSALRAFEGYQSGKVLSSRPLIRFNGNQGKISIPRPENSSELQTFTFYLSNVGRDNPQGSFDCIQQFITSEGSIQLDCLGGIQDKITVCATDDSYQKARESMAQVEEETRSRSAIVIKPGGRYVGKKVQIRKPAPALSDIAPLRRTSRPVIISSSTLKKSTTQHRPLRERLIHLLALKPYRKAELILRLQKDGLSPLDKDSLDSHLQQVANLNGRENTFTLKDFLYKEIQKDWPGYTEGDQQLLKRILFRKQAQNSSTPPPESPPKEVASSSPSQKRPAADFIDPLINKKPRISHLANKAATAPINGKLSSSNGRGEAGGAQPGGAVSSSEGGMTSGAQPLPVLDIPRPFEVLSDVSNDSSHNGRDCDSQETAVSERLGQPPSSLFSVSTVTTTPSISTSSPGHTVLLGPRDKSPSSLNSKSRKKSKKHKDKEKSKDRERVKGREQEKERKSREESVPEPNRACEMSPGNLKSNSIPQKSTDLNGMCNSTSIPSSSPEVADYLLKYTVIASPEQRQRYKNDFNNEYSEYRGLHARIEGITRQFTVLDNELKQLQQGTDKYKTIHNQILQEYHKIKKTNPNYSQEKNRCEYLHNKLAHIKKLIAEYDQQQL